The sequence below is a genomic window from Thermoflavifilum sp..
GAGTGTATCTACACGAGTAGCTGGCATCAACATCATTTTTATGCGAGCATGCACGTGTATCGTAATTTTACACCAGCCCCCCTGTATGAAACGGTAGTCCGTGAAAAGCTTTCAGGCATCGATACTTCGCTCGACGTCATTGATCCGGCTCCGGTGAGTCATTCTAAGTATGGATTGGGCATAAGCATGAGTTATGAAATCAATGATCAGATTTCTTGCTTTGCACGTAGCGGATGGAATGATGGACACACGGCTACATGGGCATTTACGGAAATTGATCGCTCATTATGCCTGGGTGTAAGCTATCAAACACCTGTATGGCATAAACAACAACGCATGCAAATAGGTCTGGCTTGTGTCGTGAATGGCCTTTCCGCTCCTCATCGCGATTTTCTACAAGCAGGTGGCTATGGTTTTGTGATTGGTGATGGACAATTGCATTACAGAACGGAAGATATCGGTGAAATATATCTGTCGTTTCCATTGCATGATTGGATTACCATTACTGCAGATATGCAATGGATCTCACATCCGGCTTACAACAGGGATCGTGGCCCGGTTGCAGTAGGCAGTATGCGTATGCACGTGGCATTTTAAATGCGTACGTACATGCGCTGAAGAAGAAATCTTCAGGCAGAAAAGCCGAAGGTATTCACAATTCTAGGTTGCCCCAGCCTTTGCGGTAGGTGCGCTTGATGAATTGATTGGCTGGCTCGAAATTGAGCATCCGCATGTTTTCTCCATCCCAGCGGTAGGTGATGTAACGACCGGGTGTGGTGAGCACCGTCTGGTTACCGCGTTTTTCCTGCACCTGCAAAGTAAAGCATCGAAGCAGCAGGTTGCCCATCAGTACGGTTTCGGTAAGCGGACCCGCATATCCCTCGAACGGAGAATCTACTTCGGCATTTCCATAGCCGGCCAGGCAGGCATCAATCCATTGCCACCAGTGTCCATCCATGCCCCCCGGTACGCGAGGATATTGCTGGGGAACCTGAATATCTTTATTCAACGATAAGGGCAACAGGCGCGGATGATTACCACCCCAGCCACAGGCGATTTTCCCGCGTGTGCCAATGAAAAGAGAACCACCCTCGTAGTCGTTGTCGGGCGGTATACTGGCCAGTGCGTCGTTTTCATTCAGGTCGGGCGCCAGTTCGTCGGGTCGGTCGGGTACGAGTCCGCCGTCCATCCAGTACAGGCGCAGGTTACGACCATCTTTCAGCGGAAAGGTATAACGCAGGATGCTGGCCGGAGGGATGCTTTCCTGGTAAAAAGCTTCACGGAAGATGCCGGAATAGAGGGTCACCGCACTGCAGGTGATTTCCGTAGGATAGCGTAATTCGAAGAGTTTAAAGGCGGGGCCGATGATATGGCAACCCATATCGCCCAGCGCCCCCGTGCCAAAACGCCACCAGCCGCGCCAGTTGAAGGGCACCAGATTATCGATATAATCCACATATTCCGCTGTGCCCAGCCAGAGATCCCAGTTCAACGCTCCGGGTACTGGCGGATGCTCATCGGGCCAGGGAATGCCC
It includes:
- a CDS encoding Gfo/Idh/MocA family oxidoreductase gives rise to the protein MADQQNHRLSRAEFLKTAALTAAGFYIVPRHVLGGPGYVAPSDTLYIAAIGCGGEGENDIHHFANAPKKNAVIAYLCDVDQRMAAPRRKEFPRAGFYEDWRELFDKAHAHFDAVTIAIPDHNHAIVALRAMQMGKHVYLQKPLTHDIYEARVLTEAARKYRVVTQMGDQGASCDGMRTLREWLEADIIGEVHTIYCWTNRPVWPQGIPWPDEHPPVPGALNWDLWLGTAEYVDYIDNLVPFNWRGWWRFGTGALGDMGCHIIGPAFKLFELRYPTEITCSAVTLYSGIFREAFYQESIPPASILRYTFPLKDGRNLRLYWMDGGLVPDRPDELAPDLNENDALASIPPDNDYEGGSLFIGTRGKIACGWGGNHPRLLPLSLNKDIQVPQQYPRVPGGMDGHWWQWIDACLAGYGNAEVDSPFEGYAGPLTETVLMGNLLLRCFTLQVQEKRGNQTVLTTPGRYITYRWDGENMRMLNFEPANQFIKRTYRKGWGNLEL